Proteins encoded in a region of the Saccharothrix ecbatanensis genome:
- a CDS encoding erythromycin esterase family protein, with amino-acid sequence MARARAARLSGARLQAIRVLYSVADPARADIALQCAVTARHADAFLRGVFGGAERANRGTNIRDAAMADNVEWILDREERIVIGAANGHIQHLARSLGEAIMVIATTNNGGRMFLHRPIPDDPPGHTEVFFDDIGPFEEPDSLDALLASTGESLALTPWHTFIDPANPRA; translated from the coding sequence TTGGCCCGCGCCCGCGCTGCACGCCTATCTGGCGCTCGACTCCAGGCCATACGGGTCCTGTACTCAGTCGCGGACCCAGCACGCGCCGACATCGCCCTGCAGTGCGCGGTCACCGCGCGGCACGCGGACGCGTTCCTCAGGGGCGTGTTCGGAGGCGCGGAACGCGCCAACCGTGGCACCAACATCCGGGACGCGGCCATGGCCGACAACGTCGAGTGGATCCTCGACCGGGAGGAGCGCATCGTCATCGGGGCGGCCAACGGCCACATCCAGCACCTGGCCCGCTCCCTCGGCGAGGCGATAATGGTCATCGCGACCACGAACAACGGCGGCCGGATGTTCCTGCACCGCCCCATTCCCGACGACCCACCCGGCCACACCGAGGTCTTCTTCGACGACATCGGGCCGTTCGAGGAACCCGACAGCCTCGACGCCCTACTCGCGAGCACCGGCGAGTCCCTGGCCCTTACTCCGTGGCACACCTTCATCGATCCCGCGAACCCGCGCGCCTGA
- a CDS encoding dihydrofolate reductase family protein, translated as MAHLHRSREPARLTAEPDSSEPGHPHTVDANGDLGWSTPDDELHQYWNDRTGQIALSLYGRKLYELMAAHWPTAGQAPDVPPVEAEYARLWLAMPKVVFSRTLESVDWNSRLERGDVVEVARRLKAETEGLMEVGGATLAAPLIRAGLVDEFHVLVTPVAIGGGTPFFPSLDTWLKLELVENRTFASGAVLLRYKSVLG; from the coding sequence GTGGCACACCTTCATCGATCCCGCGAACCCGCGCGCCTGACCGCTGAACCCGACTCCAGCGAACCCGGACATCCGCACACCGTCGACGCGAACGGCGACCTCGGCTGGAGCACGCCGGACGACGAGCTGCACCAGTACTGGAACGACCGCACCGGGCAGATCGCGCTGTCGCTGTACGGGCGCAAGCTCTACGAACTGATGGCGGCCCACTGGCCGACCGCCGGCCAGGCACCCGACGTGCCCCCGGTGGAGGCCGAGTACGCCCGGCTGTGGCTCGCGATGCCGAAAGTGGTCTTCTCCCGGACCCTGGAATCGGTCGACTGGAACTCCAGGTTGGAACGGGGTGACGTGGTCGAGGTCGCCAGGCGGCTCAAGGCCGAGACCGAAGGCCTGATGGAGGTGGGCGGTGCCACGCTCGCCGCGCCCCTGATCCGGGCCGGTCTCGTGGACGAGTTCCACGTGCTGGTCACGCCGGTCGCGATCGGCGGCGGCACACCGTTCTTCCCGTCACTGGACACATGGCTGAAGCTGGAATTGGTGGAGAACCGCACCTTCGCATCGGGTGCGGTCCTCCTGCGCTACAAGTCCGTCCTCGGCTAG
- a CDS encoding DUF4253 domain-containing protein, translating into MRNDLDHIETAFVGTPLAGLPIGHGPSGTVLVADIDPNRLHETWQAADALVPITGRRPVMVTDDFGDTLRIRPEPEPGPPESELCAFAEAAESSEPWLAYRHYSEDDKVDKGEVEYYARGMAGVDLTALVSGVALPTSRQALERTLYDRLLADADLYAEVLDSVRFVTQTDYWYTPESVLLMLLPTSDVRRSGYWVDFYGALTREYRQKLAEVLAQWSHRWDARLVASWSTMLQFQVGRRPAPGEEAWTAAGQLKALAPNLDLSRWEVAVALSAGDAWFVHNRP; encoded by the coding sequence GTGCTCGTCGCCGATATCGACCCCAACCGCCTGCACGAGACTTGGCAGGCCGCCGACGCCCTGGTGCCGATCACCGGACGCCGGCCCGTCATGGTCACCGACGACTTCGGCGACACGCTGCGGATCCGACCCGAGCCCGAGCCGGGTCCGCCGGAGTCGGAGCTGTGCGCGTTCGCCGAGGCGGCCGAGTCTTCCGAACCCTGGCTGGCCTATCGCCACTACAGCGAGGACGACAAGGTCGACAAGGGCGAGGTCGAGTACTACGCGCGTGGCATGGCCGGCGTCGACCTGACGGCCCTGGTGTCGGGTGTGGCGCTGCCGACTTCGCGCCAGGCGCTGGAGCGGACGCTGTACGACCGGCTGCTCGCCGACGCCGACCTGTACGCCGAGGTGCTTGACAGCGTGCGGTTCGTGACGCAGACCGACTACTGGTACACGCCTGAGAGTGTCCTGCTCATGTTGCTGCCTACCAGCGACGTCCGCAGGTCGGGGTACTGGGTGGACTTCTACGGTGCGCTCACCCGGGAGTACCGGCAGAAGCTCGCCGAGGTGCTGGCGCAGTGGAGTCACCGGTGGGACGCCCGCCTGGTCGCGTCGTGGAGCACCATGCTGCAGTTCCAGGTGGGTCGTCGCCCGGCACCGGGTGAGGAGGCGTGGACCGCGGCCGGCCAGCTCAAGGCGCTCGCTCCGAACCTCGACCTGAGCCGGTGGGAGGTCGCGGTCGCCCTGTCCGCCGGTGACGCGTGGTTCGTGCACAACCGGCCCTGA